Proteins found in one Candidatus Rokuibacteriota bacterium genomic segment:
- a CDS encoding type I restriction-modification system subunit M N-terminal domain-containing protein, which yields MARRPRAKSGNGKRLATQQSVNGAVKAICDIMRRSNCAGALQYVPELTWILFLRILDERETREAEQAEAVGAEFTPSLRRPYRWQDWAAPGGKKRQALQEAALGAMFAFLNGDLLPHLRGLRDRPRATPRQKLIAEIMSGVERT from the coding sequence ATGGCGAGACGGCCCCGCGCCAAGAGCGGTAACGGCAAGCGGCTGGCCACCCAGCAGTCGGTCAACGGCGCGGTCAAGGCCATCTGCGACATCATGCGCCGGTCGAACTGCGCCGGCGCGCTCCAGTACGTGCCCGAGCTCACGTGGATCCTGTTCCTCCGCATCCTGGACGAGCGCGAGACGCGCGAGGCGGAGCAGGCCGAGGCGGTGGGCGCGGAGTTCACGCCGTCGCTCAGGCGTCCCTACCGCTGGCAGGACTGGGCCGCGCCGGGCGGCAAGAAGCGGCAGGCGCTGCAGGAGGCCGCGCTCGGCGCCATGTTCGCCTTCCTCAATGGCGATCTGCTGCCTCACCTGCGGGGCCTGCGCGACCGGCCCAGGGCCACGCCCCGGCAGAAGCTGATCGCCGAGATCATGTCGGGCGTGGAGCGGAC
- a CDS encoding Fic family protein, which produces MPSSAPPPSRKVRLPDGNSACVPDPLPPLLTWTPALVGALSDADRLIGRLAGEGGRLPDPHLLIRPFVRREAVLSSRIEGTQATLGELLAAEAGIAVERSPADLREVGNYVVALEHGLGRLGKVPLGVPLLLELHAKLMTGVRGGHASPGNLRDTQNWIGRPGSTLATATYVPPPEEIRPCLEAWERFLLDRTLPPLVQVALAHYQFEAIHPFRDGNGRVGRLFITLFLMDRRVLPSPLLYLSAFFEATRRDYYDCLRGVQERAEWEEWLLYFLEGVARQSEDALSRAERTNSLLATWRLKVAGASSQVPLRLIDLIAENPYCTVKRAAERLRVAFTTAQRAIDRLEAARVLGRVGPARRDRVYCAKALLDILEEPANLTRREIR; this is translated from the coding sequence GTGCCCTCCTCCGCCCCTCCCCCGAGCCGCAAGGTGCGCCTGCCTGACGGGAACTCGGCCTGCGTGCCGGACCCGTTACCGCCTTTGCTGACGTGGACTCCCGCCCTGGTGGGGGCGCTGTCGGATGCCGACAGGTTGATCGGCCGGCTCGCCGGAGAGGGGGGGCGGCTGCCGGACCCTCACCTCTTGATCCGGCCCTTCGTCCGCCGCGAGGCGGTGCTGTCCAGCCGTATCGAGGGGACGCAGGCCACGCTGGGCGAGCTGCTGGCCGCAGAGGCGGGCATCGCCGTCGAGCGGAGCCCGGCCGATCTCCGGGAAGTCGGCAACTACGTCGTGGCGCTGGAGCATGGACTGGGCCGGCTCGGCAAGGTGCCCCTCGGGGTCCCGCTGCTGCTGGAGCTGCATGCGAAGCTGATGACCGGCGTCCGGGGAGGTCACGCCTCGCCTGGGAATCTCCGCGACACGCAGAACTGGATCGGCCGTCCGGGATCGACGCTGGCCACGGCGACCTACGTGCCGCCGCCGGAGGAGATCAGGCCATGCCTCGAGGCCTGGGAGCGCTTCCTCCTGGACCGGACGCTCCCGCCTCTCGTCCAGGTGGCGCTGGCTCACTACCAGTTCGAGGCGATCCACCCGTTCCGCGACGGCAACGGTCGCGTCGGCCGACTGTTCATCACCCTGTTCCTGATGGACCGCCGGGTGCTGCCGAGCCCGCTGCTCTACCTCAGCGCCTTCTTTGAGGCGACGCGGCGCGATTACTACGACTGCCTCCGCGGCGTGCAGGAGCGCGCGGAGTGGGAGGAATGGCTGCTCTACTTCCTCGAAGGGGTCGCGCGCCAGTCCGAGGACGCGCTGAGTCGAGCCGAACGCACCAACTCCCTCCTGGCGACCTGGCGCCTGAAGGTCGCCGGGGCGTCGTCCCAGGTTCCCTTGCGGCTTATCGATCTCATCGCGGAGAACCCCTATTGCACCGTGAAGCGCGCGGCCGAGCGACTCCGGGTGGCCTTCACGACGGCGCAGCGAGCGATCGACAGGCTGGAGGCCGCCCGGGTCCTCGGGCGGGTGGGGCCGGCGAGGCGCGACCGCGTCTACTGCGCGAAGGCGCTGCTGGACATCCTGGAAGAGCCGGCCAACCTCACGCGCCGGGAGATCCGCTGA